In a single window of the uncultured Dysgonomonas sp. genome:
- a CDS encoding MmcQ/YjbR family DNA-binding protein — translation MNIEELRDYCISVKGATESFPFNEMTLVFKVMGKMFAYTRLKPKDGGFSVDLKCDPEKSADLRERYRGVGHGTHTQGLLWNKVCLDSDVPDNLIEELIKHSVDEVIKKLPKKKRYEYLNL, via the coding sequence ATGAATATAGAAGAACTAAGGGATTATTGTATATCCGTAAAAGGTGCTACCGAATCTTTCCCGTTTAATGAAATGACACTGGTATTCAAAGTAATGGGTAAAATGTTTGCATATACACGGTTGAAGCCCAAGGATGGGGGATTTAGTGTCGATCTGAAATGTGATCCCGAGAAATCAGCCGATCTGCGGGAAAGGTACCGAGGAGTAGGGCATGGCACTCACACTCAGGGCTTATTGTGGAATAAGGTTTGTTTGGATAGTGATGTACCGGACAATCTGATAGAAGAGTTGATAAAACATTCAGTGGATGAGGTGATAAAGAAATTGCCTAAAAAGAAAAGATACGAATATTTGAATCTATAA
- the yihA gene encoding ribosome biogenesis GTP-binding protein YihA/YsxC, translating to MIIKDAQFVVSNTDYRKCPQDGKPEYAFIGRSNVGKSSLINMLTNRKGLAMTSSKPGKTQLINHFIINDEWYLVDLPGYGYAQRGKEGREQIRKIIDSYIINRAELTCLFLLLDSRHEPQQIDIEFMNWLGEEGVPFVIVFTKIDKLSKGALKKNMEAYTDSLKETWEEIPPIFYSSAEHRLGVDEILGYIEQINKSL from the coding sequence ATGATTATAAAAGATGCTCAGTTTGTAGTAAGTAATACCGATTACCGCAAATGTCCACAGGACGGAAAGCCCGAATATGCATTTATCGGACGGTCCAATGTCGGCAAATCTTCGCTAATTAATATGCTGACAAACAGAAAAGGACTAGCCATGACTTCCTCCAAACCGGGGAAAACACAATTGATAAATCATTTCATAATCAATGATGAATGGTATCTGGTCGATTTGCCCGGATATGGTTATGCTCAACGCGGGAAAGAAGGACGTGAGCAAATAAGGAAGATTATTGATAGTTATATCATAAACAGGGCAGAGCTTACCTGCTTATTCCTATTGTTGGATTCCCGTCATGAGCCACAACAGATAGATATTGAATTTATGAACTGGCTGGGTGAAGAAGGTGTGCCGTTTGTGATTGTGTTCACCAAGATAGATAAATTGAGTAAAGGTGCATTGAAAAAGAATATGGAAGCATATACAGATAGCCTGAAAGAAACATGGGAGGAAATCCCCCCTATATTTTATTCATCTGCCGAACATCGGTTGGGGGTAGATGAAATATTAGGTTATATTGAACAAATAAATAAAAGCTTATAA
- a CDS encoding carbohydrate-binding family 9-like protein, with protein MLFVPMINVADANDYISVIECMQEVQGNKVACVNWPELYPSRPEVAFKIAHNGTHLFLQFFVEENEILAEASEDNGPVWKDSCVESFLSFGDSLYYYNLEVSCIGKVLLGYRENKANSVRATPALLSTIKRYPSLGAEPFGKRQGDFKWNMLIVVPVSAYWQSGLETFSGVKARGNFYKCGDNLTIPHYLSWNPVETKTPNFHMPLYFGDIHFE; from the coding sequence ATGCTGTTCGTACCAATGATTAATGTGGCTGATGCCAATGATTACATAAGTGTAATTGAATGTATGCAAGAGGTGCAAGGTAATAAAGTGGCTTGCGTAAACTGGCCCGAACTTTATCCTTCCCGGCCCGAAGTCGCCTTTAAGATAGCCCATAACGGAACACATCTGTTCCTTCAATTCTTTGTGGAGGAAAATGAAATTCTGGCTGAAGCGAGTGAAGATAACGGCCCTGTCTGGAAAGATTCATGTGTCGAGTCCTTTTTGTCGTTTGGAGATTCTCTTTACTATTATAATCTGGAAGTATCTTGCATAGGTAAAGTTCTTTTGGGTTACAGGGAAAATAAAGCGAATTCTGTGCGTGCGACTCCGGCTCTTTTATCTACTATAAAACGATATCCGAGTTTGGGTGCAGAGCCCTTTGGTAAGAGACAGGGGGATTTTAAGTGGAATATGTTAATCGTTGTTCCGGTTTCTGCTTATTGGCAATCCGGGTTAGAGACATTCAGTGGGGTTAAAGCACGTGGCAATTTTTATAAATGCGGCGATAATTTGACTATTCCGCACTATCTTTCATGGAATCCGGTTGAGACTAAAACGCCAAATTTTCACATGCCTTTATATTTCGGGGATATACATTTTGAATAA